The proteins below come from a single Etheostoma spectabile isolate EspeVRDwgs_2016 chromosome 4, UIUC_Espe_1.0, whole genome shotgun sequence genomic window:
- the acot8 gene encoding acyl-coenzyme A thioesterase 8 produces MAEREVGDTRSASDSTCKSDCPSDAVPPKSPKDESSESPAHQHAQDLKSVLVTSVLNLEKLDVDLYRGRHHWVPRSQRLFGGQIIGQALVAAAKSVSDNLYAHSLHCYFVRAGDPKVPVLYQVERTRDGRSFTVRSVKAIQHGQPILICQASFHMLQPSPLQHQFTMPVVPKPEDLLTVEELIHLYLSKPDIGEKSKQGLNKLLANEVPIEIKPINPPHYYRLAAREPKMLFWVRARGYIGEGNMKLHCCVAAYVSDFAFLGTALLPYPNYRAQFAASLDHAMWFHSTFRSDEWMLYECESPWAGGSRGLVQGRLWRRDGVLAASCSQEGVLRVKPFTEPSKL; encoded by the exons atgGCGGAAAGAGAAGTGGGTGATACCCGTAGCGCTTCCGACTCAACGTGTAAGAGTGATTGTCCAAGTGATGCTGTGCCCCCGAAATCACCTAAAGATGAGAGCTCGGAAAGTCCTGCACATCAGCATGCCCAGGACCTCAAAAGCGTCCTGGTCACCAGCGTGTTAAACCTAGAAAAGCTCGACGTAGACCTGTACAG AGGAAGGCACCACTGGGTGCCCCGCAGTCAGCGTTTGTTTGGTGGTCAAATAATCGGACAGGCCCTTGTTGCTGCTGCCAAATCTGTCAGCGATAATCTCTATGCCCATTCTCTCCACTGCTACTTTGTACGAGCAG GAGATCCTAAGGTTCCAGTGCTGTACCAAGTGGAGCGGACAAGAGATGGTCGCAGTTTCACAGTACGCTCTGTGAAGGCCATCCAGCATGGACAGCCTATACTCATCTGCCAAGCGTCCTTCCACATGCTGCAGCCGAGTCCCCTGCAGCACCAGTTCACCATGCCGGTGGTCCCTAAGCCTGAAGACCTCCTCACCGTAGAAGAACTCATTCATCTTTATCTCAG TAAACCAGACATAGGAGAGAAATCAAAACAAGGCCTTAACAAACTGCTGGCTAATGAGGTCCCCATTGAGATAAAGCCAATCAACCCACCACACTATTACAGACTGGCTGCCAGAGAGCCAAAGATGCTGTTCTGGGTGCGAGCACGAGGATATATTG GCGAAGGCAACATGAAGCTGCATTGCTGCGTTGCTGCTTATGTATCAGACTTTGCATTCCTGGGTACAGCGCTGCTGCCTTACCCCAACTACAGGGCCCAGTTCGCAGCCTCCCTGGACCACGCCATGTGGTTCCACAGCACTTTCCGCAGTGATGAGTGGATGTTGTATGAGTGTGAGAGCCCGTGGGCAG GGGGCAGCAGGGGATTGGTTCAAGGCCGACTGTGGAGAAGAGACGGGGTGCTGGCTGCCTCCTGTTCCCAGGAGGGTGTCCTGAGAGTGAAACCATTCACAGAGCCCAGCAAACTATAA
- the mybl2b gene encoding v-myb avian myeloblastosis viral oncogene homolog-like 2b isoform X2 produces the protein MSWWPRGEDGEEALHQDTDSDVAEQRDGGKVKVKWTQEEDDKLKVLVQKLGSNDWKYIASYIPTHTENQCQHRWFKVLDPELVKGPWTKEEDEKVIELVNLHGNKQWALVAKHLKGRLGKQCRERWHNHLNPNVKKSSWTAEEDLIIYKAHCLLGNRWAEIAKLLPGRTDNAVKNHWNSTIKRKLEMGFYAGEVFRPNELEELLARVNKDVQIPSCSQDCAEKDPDRQTLPSETPVPASIKAEPSEAGPSKAASSPENRSSPKTEADTTGEMSVTSWVVDSSGFLSPTGPALKEVLDMVDGDLDGWCNLAAFDLPEDSPSPERHQFRLEGSALQELSKGNKGELIPISPGGVTPPSILNRRSRRRIALSPDANNSMTPKSTPVKILPFSPSQFLNMWTKQDTHDLENPSLTSTPVCSQKAIVTTPLQRDKTPLTQKENSAFVTPNHKSDLCTTPRTPTPFKNAMEKYGPLQPLPQTPNLEDDINEVILRDSGIELVVVCSTPPEQRRKTMHRPPMKKVRKSLALDVMDCQVMHASKRKSTKAEAKHTIKEEPVIVCLNSSSFCSKRHENILDQGFLLGPSDSDIFPNTVPPVPMSKEWETVVCGQTKDQLIMTEKARRYLRSLKSHAPNRALILS, from the exons ATGTCTTGGTGGCCGCGCGG tgaGGATGGGGAGGAGGCTTTGCATCAGGACACCGATTCTGATGTGGCAGAACAGAGAGATGGTGGGAAAGTGAAGGTGAAATGGACACAAGAGGAG GATGACAAGCTCAAGGTGCTGGTTCAAAAACTGGGATCAAATGATTGGAAATACATTGCCAGCTACATACCA ACTCACACTGAAAACCAGTGTCAACACCGTTGGTTTAAGGTCTTGGATCCAGAATTGGTTAAAGGCCCTTGGACcaaagaggaggatgagaag GTCATAGAGCTTGTAAATCTCCACGGCAACAAACAGTGGGCATTGGTAGCCAAGCATCTGAAGGGCAGACTGGGGAAGCAGTGTAGAGAGCGTTGGCACAACCACCTCAATCCCAATGTGAAGAAGTCGTCATGGACAGCAGAGGAGGACCTCATCATCTACAAGGCTCACTGCCTGCTTGGAAACCGCTGGGCTGAGATCGCCAAGCTGCTCCCTGGAAG AACGGATAACGCAGTGAAAAATCACTGGAACTCGACCATCAAGCGTAAATTAGAGATGGGCTTCTATGCTGGGGAGGTCTTTAGGCCTAATGAACTTGAAGAGCTGTTGGCCCGTGTTAATAAAGATGTGCAG ATTCCCAGTTGCTCTCAAGACTGTGCAGAAAAGGATCCAGATCGGCAAACGCTGCCTTCG GAAACACCTGTCCCGGCCTCGATCAAAGCCGAACCCAGCGAAGCAGGGCCATCGAAGGCTGCTTCCTCTCCTGAGAACCGTTCAAGCCCCAAGACCGAAGCAGACACTACAGGAGAAATGAGCGTTACCAGCTGGGTGGTGGACAGCTCTGGCTTTCTCTCCCCTACCGGCCCGGCACTGAAGGAAGTGCTGGACATGGTGGATGGT GACCTCGATGGCTGGTGCAACCTAGCAGCCTTTGACCTGCCCGAGGACAGTCCGAGCCCAGAGCGCCACCAGTTTCGTCTGGAGGGCAGCGCCTTGCAAGAGTTGAGCAAAGGCAACAAGGGGGAACTCATCCCTATCTCTCCTGGAGGGGTCACTCCACCTTCCATACTGAACCGCCGAAGCCGGAGACGCATTGCCTTGTCTCCTGATGCCAACAACTCCATGACTCCCAAGAGCACACCTGTCAAAATCTTGCCCTTTTCTCCATCTCAA TTCCTCAACATGTGGACCAAGCAGGACACTCATGACCTGGAGAACCCGTCTCTCACATCCACGCCAGTGTGCAGCCAGAAAGCCATCGTTACTACACCGCTACAGCGTGACAAGACCCCCCTCACCCAGAAGGAGAACTCGGC ATTTGTCACACCCAACCATAAGTCTGATCTCTGTACGACCCCACGGACACCGACGCCGTTCAAAAATGCCATGGAGAAGTACGGGCCTCTGCAGCCTCTG CCTCAGACTCCGAACCTCGAAGACGACATAAATGAGGTCATCCTAAGAGACTCTGGGATTGAATTGGTTGTTGTGTGTTCGACGCCACCAGAGCAAAGACGCAAAACAATG CATCGGCCTCCTATGAAGAAAGTGCGGAAATCATTGGCCCTAGATGTCATGGACTGCCAGGTGATGCATGCATCCAAACGCAAATCCACCAAAGCTGAAGCCAAACACACCATTaag GAAGAACCGGTGATAGTTTGCCTCAACTCCTCGTCATTTTGCAGCAAGCGGCACGAAAATATTTTGGATCAGGGTTTCCTTTTGGGACCTAGTGACAGCGACATATTTCCCAACACGGTGCCCCCAGTTCCG aTGTCAAAAGAATGGGAGACGGTTGTTTGTGGTCAAACTAAAGACCAGCTTATAATGACAGAGAAAGCGAGACGCTACCTTCGCTCACTGAAATCCCACGCTCCCAACCGGGCCCTGATTCTGTCCTGA
- the rpn2 gene encoding dolichyl-diphosphooligosaccharide--protein glycosyltransferase subunit 2 isoform X2, giving the protein MDRSRLFGLFLLSLALSGAQALTPAHYLSLSDVARLQNLLSQQFTDLSSAYYSVVGLTKLGATIPDHEGVCQFLKSQLDPSSVDSLFFAAETSQAISGCEIPVSNETRDILLAAVSEDSTMSQIHRAVSAISSLGLPLASQEVVGALTGRINKEDNVMAITSALQTAARLSQQSELGGILEEIEDLTARLDDLGGIYLQFEEGLEATAMFVAAAYSLSDHVDMEPPLKEDQVIQLVNSIFSKKSWDSLAEAFSVASAAAALSNNRFHVPVIVSALGPATVSHSQPTLQLLVTDVMSQPLAFANVLVESAYAVASKSIILSQSPFTLNDGVFELNFMSTQPASGYYQFTVAVTGDARLVANHVELKVKVSTEVAVTNMDLSVVDKDQSIGTKTTRVDYPSKAKSSFTADSHQNFAMSFQLVDVNTGVELTPHQTFVRLHNQKTGQEVVFVAEPDSKNLYKFELDTAERKSEFDSMSGTYSLHLIVGDATLENPILWNVADVVLKFVDEEAPATIQPKTLYVPKPEIQHLFREPEKKPPTVVSNTFTALILSPFLLMLLLWFKLGANISNFSFSPSTILFHVGHAATLGLMYVYWTHLNMFQTLKYLAIIGGVTFLAGNRMLAQKAVKRIEKK; this is encoded by the exons ATGGACCGGTCTA GACTGTTCGGGTTGttcctcctcagcctggctcTCTCTGGAGCTCAGGCGCTCACACCGGCGCACTACCTCTCCTTGTCGGATGTTGCCCGACTGCAGAACCTCCTGAGCCAACAGTTCACGGATCTGTCCTCCGCATACTATTCAGTTGTGGGTCTAACCAAGCTTGGAGCAACTATTCCTGATCACGAG gGAGTATGCCAATTTCTAAAATCCCAGCTGGATCCCTCTAGTGTTGACTCTCTCTTCTTTGCTGCTGAGACCAGTCAAGCCATTTCAGGATGTGAG ATCCCCGTGTCCAATGAAACCCGTGACATCCTCCTGGCTGCAGTGAGTGAAGATTCGACCATGAGTCAGATTCACAGAGCCGTGAGCGCCATCAGCTCTCTGGGGCTTCCTCTGGCTTCCCAGGAAGTTGTAGGTGCCTTGACAGGTCGCATCAACAAGGAGGACAATGTTATGGC AATCACTTCCGCTCTGCAAACGGCAGCCCGCCTGTCCCAGCAGTCAGAACTTGGAGGAATACTGGAGGAAATTGAG GATCTGACAGCTCGTTTGGATGATCTTGGTGGCATCTACCTCCAGTTTGAAGAGGGACTCGAGGCGACTGCCATGTTTGTGGCCGCTGCTTATTCCCTTTCAGATCATGTGGACATGGAGCCCCCTCTGAAGGAG GACCAGGTGATCCAGCTTGTGAACTCTATCTTCAGCAAGAAATCCTGGGACTCTCTGGCCGAGGCCTTCAGTGTGGCAAGTGCCGCCGCGGCTCTCTCCAACAACCGCTTCCACGTGCCGGTCATTGTCAGTGCTCTGGGTCCAGCCACAGTGTCCCACAGCCAGCCAACCCTGCAG CTCCTTGTTACTGATGTCATGTCTCAACCTTTGGCCTTCGCCAACGTGCTGGTGGAATCTGCGTACGCTGTGGCCTCAAAGAGCATCATTCTCAGCCAATCTCCATTCACACTTAATGA TGGCGTCTTTGAACTGAACTTCATGTCCACCCAGCCAGCCAGTGGATACTACCAGTTTACCGTTGCAGTGACCGGAGATGCCCGGCTTGTTGCCAATCATGTTGAG CTCAAAGTGAAGGTGTCCACTGAGGTGGCTGTCACTAACATGGACCTCTCCGTGGTGGATAAAGACCAGAGCATCGGCACAAAGACTACCAG GGTGGACTATCCTTCCAAAGCCAAGAGCTCCTTCACAGCAGACAGCCACCAAAACTTTGCTATGTCATTCCAGCTGGTTGATGTCAACACTGGAGTGGAGCTTACCCCTCACCAG ACTTTCGTCCGCCTGCACAATCAGAAAACTGGCCAAGAAGTTGTGTTTGTGGCTGAACCCGACAGCAAGAATCTCTACAAGTTTGAGTTGGACACCGCAGAGAGGAAATCCGAGTTTGACTCCATGTCTGGTACCTATTCCCTCCACCTCATCGTTGGGGATGCTACCTTGGAGAATCCCATTTTATGGAATGTG GCTGATGTTGTTCTGAAGTTTGTGGATGAGGAGGCCCCAGCGACCATTCAGCCCAAGACTCTTTATGTACCCAAACCAGAGATCCAG CACTTATTCAGGGAACCAGAGAAGAAGCCTCCCACGGTGGTTTCCAATACCTTCACTGCTCTCATCTTGTCTCCCTTCCTGCTTATGCTCCTCCTG TGGTTTAAGCTCGGAGCCAACATCTCCAACTTCAGCTTCTCTCCCAGCACCATTCTGTTCCATGTAGGACACGCAG CCACACTGGGCCTGATGTACGTCTACTGGACTCACCTGAACATGTTCCAGACTCTGAAGTACCTGGCGATTATTGGCGGGGTGACGTTCCTCGCCGGGAACCGCATGCTGGCCCAGAAAGCAGTGAAGAG AATTGAGAAAAAATGA
- the mybl2b gene encoding v-myb avian myeloblastosis viral oncogene homolog-like 2b isoform X1 encodes MSWWPRGEDGEEALHQDTDSDVAEQRDGGKVKVKWTQEEDDKLKVLVQKLGSNDWKYIASYIPTHTENQCQHRWFKVLDPELVKGPWTKEEDEKVIELVNLHGNKQWALVAKHLKGRLGKQCRERWHNHLNPNVKKSSWTAEEDLIIYKAHCLLGNRWAEIAKLLPGRTDNAVKNHWNSTIKRKLEMGFYAGEVFRPNELEELLARVNKDVQIPSCSQDCAEKDPDRQTLPSLQETPVPASIKAEPSEAGPSKAASSPENRSSPKTEADTTGEMSVTSWVVDSSGFLSPTGPALKEVLDMVDGDLDGWCNLAAFDLPEDSPSPERHQFRLEGSALQELSKGNKGELIPISPGGVTPPSILNRRSRRRIALSPDANNSMTPKSTPVKILPFSPSQFLNMWTKQDTHDLENPSLTSTPVCSQKAIVTTPLQRDKTPLTQKENSAFVTPNHKSDLCTTPRTPTPFKNAMEKYGPLQPLPQTPNLEDDINEVILRDSGIELVVVCSTPPEQRRKTMHRPPMKKVRKSLALDVMDCQVMHASKRKSTKAEAKHTIKEEPVIVCLNSSSFCSKRHENILDQGFLLGPSDSDIFPNTVPPVPMSKEWETVVCGQTKDQLIMTEKARRYLRSLKSHAPNRALILS; translated from the exons ATGTCTTGGTGGCCGCGCGG tgaGGATGGGGAGGAGGCTTTGCATCAGGACACCGATTCTGATGTGGCAGAACAGAGAGATGGTGGGAAAGTGAAGGTGAAATGGACACAAGAGGAG GATGACAAGCTCAAGGTGCTGGTTCAAAAACTGGGATCAAATGATTGGAAATACATTGCCAGCTACATACCA ACTCACACTGAAAACCAGTGTCAACACCGTTGGTTTAAGGTCTTGGATCCAGAATTGGTTAAAGGCCCTTGGACcaaagaggaggatgagaag GTCATAGAGCTTGTAAATCTCCACGGCAACAAACAGTGGGCATTGGTAGCCAAGCATCTGAAGGGCAGACTGGGGAAGCAGTGTAGAGAGCGTTGGCACAACCACCTCAATCCCAATGTGAAGAAGTCGTCATGGACAGCAGAGGAGGACCTCATCATCTACAAGGCTCACTGCCTGCTTGGAAACCGCTGGGCTGAGATCGCCAAGCTGCTCCCTGGAAG AACGGATAACGCAGTGAAAAATCACTGGAACTCGACCATCAAGCGTAAATTAGAGATGGGCTTCTATGCTGGGGAGGTCTTTAGGCCTAATGAACTTGAAGAGCTGTTGGCCCGTGTTAATAAAGATGTGCAG ATTCCCAGTTGCTCTCAAGACTGTGCAGAAAAGGATCCAGATCGGCAAACGCTGCCTTCG TTGCAGGAAACACCTGTCCCGGCCTCGATCAAAGCCGAACCCAGCGAAGCAGGGCCATCGAAGGCTGCTTCCTCTCCTGAGAACCGTTCAAGCCCCAAGACCGAAGCAGACACTACAGGAGAAATGAGCGTTACCAGCTGGGTGGTGGACAGCTCTGGCTTTCTCTCCCCTACCGGCCCGGCACTGAAGGAAGTGCTGGACATGGTGGATGGT GACCTCGATGGCTGGTGCAACCTAGCAGCCTTTGACCTGCCCGAGGACAGTCCGAGCCCAGAGCGCCACCAGTTTCGTCTGGAGGGCAGCGCCTTGCAAGAGTTGAGCAAAGGCAACAAGGGGGAACTCATCCCTATCTCTCCTGGAGGGGTCACTCCACCTTCCATACTGAACCGCCGAAGCCGGAGACGCATTGCCTTGTCTCCTGATGCCAACAACTCCATGACTCCCAAGAGCACACCTGTCAAAATCTTGCCCTTTTCTCCATCTCAA TTCCTCAACATGTGGACCAAGCAGGACACTCATGACCTGGAGAACCCGTCTCTCACATCCACGCCAGTGTGCAGCCAGAAAGCCATCGTTACTACACCGCTACAGCGTGACAAGACCCCCCTCACCCAGAAGGAGAACTCGGC ATTTGTCACACCCAACCATAAGTCTGATCTCTGTACGACCCCACGGACACCGACGCCGTTCAAAAATGCCATGGAGAAGTACGGGCCTCTGCAGCCTCTG CCTCAGACTCCGAACCTCGAAGACGACATAAATGAGGTCATCCTAAGAGACTCTGGGATTGAATTGGTTGTTGTGTGTTCGACGCCACCAGAGCAAAGACGCAAAACAATG CATCGGCCTCCTATGAAGAAAGTGCGGAAATCATTGGCCCTAGATGTCATGGACTGCCAGGTGATGCATGCATCCAAACGCAAATCCACCAAAGCTGAAGCCAAACACACCATTaag GAAGAACCGGTGATAGTTTGCCTCAACTCCTCGTCATTTTGCAGCAAGCGGCACGAAAATATTTTGGATCAGGGTTTCCTTTTGGGACCTAGTGACAGCGACATATTTCCCAACACGGTGCCCCCAGTTCCG aTGTCAAAAGAATGGGAGACGGTTGTTTGTGGTCAAACTAAAGACCAGCTTATAATGACAGAGAAAGCGAGACGCTACCTTCGCTCACTGAAATCCCACGCTCCCAACCGGGCCCTGATTCTGTCCTGA
- the ghrh gene encoding somatoliberin, whose translation MEKAALLLFCCLVMSLSGSPLYPSIRFGQRDTSILMTSSIKNPAEQPEEDTRPPREQAELRSGRHADAIFTNSYRKVLGQISARKFLQTIMGKRLGEESESYMKRQSKIYEGTYKKDLTSIQSDQRYREVHGNVMRPRLLS comes from the exons ATGGAGAAAGCTGCACTGCTGCTGTTTTGTTGCCTGGTCATGTCTTTATCGGGCTCCCCGCTCTACCCATCCATTAG GTTCGGCCAGAGGGACACATCCATTCTGATGACATCTTCTATAAAGAATCCCGCAGAGCAGCCGGAGGAAGACACGCGTCCTCCCAGGGAGCAAGCTGAGCTACG CTCCGGACGCCACGCTGATGCCATCTTTACAAACAGTTACAGGAAAGTCCTGGGCCAAATCTCTGCCAGGAAGTTCCTTCAGACAATCATGGGCAAACGGCTGGG AGAAGAAAGTGAGAGCTACATGAAACGTCAGTCTAAAATCTATGAAGGGACCTATAAAAAAGATCTTACATCCATCCAGAGCGACCAGAGATACCGAGAAGTGCACGGGAATGTCATGAGGCCCAG ACTGCTGAGTTGA
- the rpn2 gene encoding dolichyl-diphosphooligosaccharide--protein glycosyltransferase subunit 2 isoform X1 has protein sequence MDRSRLFGLFLLSLALSGAQALTPAHYLSLSDVARLQNLLSQQFTDLSSAYYSVVGLTKLGATIPDHEGVCQFLKSQLDPSSVDSLFFAAETSQAISGCEIPVSNETRDILLAAVSEDSTMSQIHRAVSAISSLGLPLASQEVVGALTGRINKEDNVMAITSALQTAARLSQQSELGGILEEIEDLTARLDDLGGIYLQFEEGLEATAMFVAAAYSLSDHVDMEPPLKEDQVIQLVNSIFSKKSWDSLAEAFSVASAAAALSNNRFHVPVIVSALGPATVSHSQPTLQLLVTDVMSQPLAFANVLVESAYAVASKSIILSQSPFTLNDGVFELNFMSTQPASGYYQFTVAVTGDARLVANHVELKVKVSTEVAVTNMDLSVVDKDQSIGTKTTRVDYPSKAKSSFTADSHQNFAMSFQLVDVNTGVELTPHQTFVRLHNQKTGQEVVFVAEPDSKNLYKFELDTAERKSEFDSMSGTYSLHLIVGDATLENPILWNVADVVLKFVDEEAPATIQPKTLYVPKPEIQHLFREPEKKPPTVVSNTFTALILSPFLLMLLLWFKLGANISNFSFSPSTILFHVGHAATLGLMYVYWTHLNMFQTLKYLAIIGGVTFLAGNRMLAQKAVKRIAAEQSSRLAKYRSLR, from the exons ATGGACCGGTCTA GACTGTTCGGGTTGttcctcctcagcctggctcTCTCTGGAGCTCAGGCGCTCACACCGGCGCACTACCTCTCCTTGTCGGATGTTGCCCGACTGCAGAACCTCCTGAGCCAACAGTTCACGGATCTGTCCTCCGCATACTATTCAGTTGTGGGTCTAACCAAGCTTGGAGCAACTATTCCTGATCACGAG gGAGTATGCCAATTTCTAAAATCCCAGCTGGATCCCTCTAGTGTTGACTCTCTCTTCTTTGCTGCTGAGACCAGTCAAGCCATTTCAGGATGTGAG ATCCCCGTGTCCAATGAAACCCGTGACATCCTCCTGGCTGCAGTGAGTGAAGATTCGACCATGAGTCAGATTCACAGAGCCGTGAGCGCCATCAGCTCTCTGGGGCTTCCTCTGGCTTCCCAGGAAGTTGTAGGTGCCTTGACAGGTCGCATCAACAAGGAGGACAATGTTATGGC AATCACTTCCGCTCTGCAAACGGCAGCCCGCCTGTCCCAGCAGTCAGAACTTGGAGGAATACTGGAGGAAATTGAG GATCTGACAGCTCGTTTGGATGATCTTGGTGGCATCTACCTCCAGTTTGAAGAGGGACTCGAGGCGACTGCCATGTTTGTGGCCGCTGCTTATTCCCTTTCAGATCATGTGGACATGGAGCCCCCTCTGAAGGAG GACCAGGTGATCCAGCTTGTGAACTCTATCTTCAGCAAGAAATCCTGGGACTCTCTGGCCGAGGCCTTCAGTGTGGCAAGTGCCGCCGCGGCTCTCTCCAACAACCGCTTCCACGTGCCGGTCATTGTCAGTGCTCTGGGTCCAGCCACAGTGTCCCACAGCCAGCCAACCCTGCAG CTCCTTGTTACTGATGTCATGTCTCAACCTTTGGCCTTCGCCAACGTGCTGGTGGAATCTGCGTACGCTGTGGCCTCAAAGAGCATCATTCTCAGCCAATCTCCATTCACACTTAATGA TGGCGTCTTTGAACTGAACTTCATGTCCACCCAGCCAGCCAGTGGATACTACCAGTTTACCGTTGCAGTGACCGGAGATGCCCGGCTTGTTGCCAATCATGTTGAG CTCAAAGTGAAGGTGTCCACTGAGGTGGCTGTCACTAACATGGACCTCTCCGTGGTGGATAAAGACCAGAGCATCGGCACAAAGACTACCAG GGTGGACTATCCTTCCAAAGCCAAGAGCTCCTTCACAGCAGACAGCCACCAAAACTTTGCTATGTCATTCCAGCTGGTTGATGTCAACACTGGAGTGGAGCTTACCCCTCACCAG ACTTTCGTCCGCCTGCACAATCAGAAAACTGGCCAAGAAGTTGTGTTTGTGGCTGAACCCGACAGCAAGAATCTCTACAAGTTTGAGTTGGACACCGCAGAGAGGAAATCCGAGTTTGACTCCATGTCTGGTACCTATTCCCTCCACCTCATCGTTGGGGATGCTACCTTGGAGAATCCCATTTTATGGAATGTG GCTGATGTTGTTCTGAAGTTTGTGGATGAGGAGGCCCCAGCGACCATTCAGCCCAAGACTCTTTATGTACCCAAACCAGAGATCCAG CACTTATTCAGGGAACCAGAGAAGAAGCCTCCCACGGTGGTTTCCAATACCTTCACTGCTCTCATCTTGTCTCCCTTCCTGCTTATGCTCCTCCTG TGGTTTAAGCTCGGAGCCAACATCTCCAACTTCAGCTTCTCTCCCAGCACCATTCTGTTCCATGTAGGACACGCAG CCACACTGGGCCTGATGTACGTCTACTGGACTCACCTGAACATGTTCCAGACTCTGAAGTACCTGGCGATTATTGGCGGGGTGACGTTCCTCGCCGGGAACCGCATGCTGGCCCAGAAAGCAGTGAAGAG GATTGCAGCAGAGCAAAGTAGTAGGTTGGCAAAGTATAGGAGTCTACGATAA
- the ift52 gene encoding intraflagellar transport protein 52 homolog — protein MEKEQHNIVVFNVSKRELFTTNNGYKSMQKKLRAQWKIQSMKEELSLEKLKGAKLWITAGPREKFTASELEVLKHYLDGGGNVLVMLGEGGEMKYDTNINFLLEEFGIMVNNDAVVRNVYYKYFHPKEALVSNGVLNREISRAAGKVVTGNIEDENVGNNAQALTFVYPYGATLSVMKPAVAVLSTGSVCFPLNRPVLAFHRGKEAGKLAVLGSCHMFSDQYVDKEENSKIMDVVLQWLMADNIQLNQIDAEDPEITDYTMLPDTGCLSEQLRVCLQEGDENPRDFTSLFDMSLFNLSTDTLPQVISAYMQLNVKIEPLQLITPQFETPLPQLQPAVFPPALSDLPPPMLDLFDLDETFSSEKVRLAQLTNKCTDDDLEFYVRKCGEILGVTPKLHKDQRDAKHILEHIFFQVVEFKKLNQEHDTDTEPPFTL, from the exons ATGGAGAAGGAACAGCACAACATTGTCGTCTTCAATGTTTCGAAAAGAGAGTTGTTTACTACGAATAATGGATACAAATCCATGCAGAAAAAACTAAGAGCGCAATGGAAAATCCAAAG TATGAAGGAAGAGCTGTCTTTGGAGAAGCTGAAGGGTGCCAAGCTGTGGATAACAGCAGGCCCTAGGGAGAAGTTCACAGCATCAGAG CTGGAGGTACTGAAGCACTACCTGGATGGAGGAGGAAATGTCCTGGTCATGCTTGGTGAAGGAGGAGAAATGAAATATGACACCAATATCAACTTTCTCCTGGAGGAGTTTGGAATAATGGTCAACAATG ATGCTGTTGTGAGGAATGTGTATTACAAATACTTCCATCCTAAGGAGGCACTTGTGTCCAATGGTGTATTGAACAG AGAGATAAGTCGGGCTGCTGGCAAAGTGGTCACGGGCAACATTGAAGATGAAAATGTTGGAAACAATGCACA GGCTCTCACATTTGTGTACCCATACGGTGCCACACTGAGTGTGATGAAGCCTGCAGTGGCTGTTCTTTCAACTGGCTCCGTCTGCTTCCCCCTCAACAGGCCTGTCCTGGCCTTCCATCGAGGAAAG GAGGCTGGCAAACTGGCAGTGTTGGGTTCCTGCCACATGTTCAGTGACCAATACGTAGACAAAGAGGAGAACAGTAAAATCATG GATGTTGTGCTCCAGTGGCTCATGGCTGATAATATTCAGCTGAATCAGATTGATGCAGAAGACCCAGAG ATCACAGATTACACCATGCTGCCAGACACAGGGTGCTTATCAGAACAGCTCCGAGTGTGCTTACAAGAGGGTGATGAAAACCCCAGGGACTTCACCTCACTCTTTGATATGTCTTTGTTCAATTTGTCAACCGACACTTTACCGCAAGTCATCAG TGCTTACATGCAGCTTAACGTCAAAATCGAGCCACTACAGCTGATCACACCACAGTTTGAGACGCCTCTGCCTCAGCTCCAACCTGCT GTCTTTCCACCTGCCTTAAGTGATTTGCCTCCTCCCATGCTGGACCTGTTTGATCTAGATGAAACGTTCTCATCAGAGAAAGTGCGCCTAGCACAGCTCACCAATAAAT GCACAGACGACGATCTTGAATTCTACGTGCGGAAATGTGGTGAAATTCTCGGGGTGACTCCAAAGTTGCATAAAGATCAGAGGGATGCCAAGCACATCTTAGAACACATTTTCTTCCAGGTTGTAGAATTCAAGAAACTCAATCAG GAGCATGATACTGACACAGAGCCACCCTTCACATTGTGA